The nucleotide window CTCTCGTTCGCCGTCGCCAATACGATTGGCCAGGCAATGTTCGTGAATTAAAAAACACCTTAGCGAGAGGCATTTCAATGGCCAAAGGCGTTGTTTTAGAAGGCAACGACGTGACGCCTATTTTAAAACAAAGCATTCGCCCCTCTCCGATGGCTTTGGATATCGAGACCCTTTGCCAAGGTGAGCTCTCCTTTAAAATAGCTAAAAATCAACTCGTTGAAGCGTTTGAAGAGAGCTATGTGCAACATATGCTGGAGCTCCATGATGGAAACATCACAAAAGCTGCGAAAGCTTCTGGTCTAACGCGATATCATTTTCGAGAACTCGCCAAACGTTATTCTCTCAAAAAGTGACCATAAACATCTTTGCTTCTGGATCTTTTGAAGCGCTATGGCAAAGTACTTTAATCGCTTCAAATACAACGACAACGCTATGACTTTCGCTCAACATCATTTTTACAAATACCACGGTCTTGGAAACGATTTTATTCTTTTCGAGGGGTCTGAGCACTTTAGTCCCGAAGAAGTCATCGCGTTGTGTGACCGCCACCGTGGAATCGGTGCAGATGGCGTTTTGTTTATCACGCAGCGAAATTCACTTCCCTACATGCGGGTCATCAACTCCGATGGCTCCATTCCTGAAATGTGTGGAAACGGCATTCGCTGCGCGGCCTTTCACATTCGTCGCACTGAAACCATAGCCGATGCTGTTTTTCAAATCGATACCGATGCAGGCATTCACGAAGTTAAGGTAAAGATACAAAGTCCAACAGAAGCAGAAGTGCAAGTACAGATGCAGACGCCATCGTTTGAAGCCTCCGCTATCCTCTTGAGTCAGCCGAACAAATTAATCGATCAAGAGTTTTGCATCGAGCAAACTCCTCTGAAACTCACTGCTGTTTCGATGGGTAATCCTCACGCCGTTTGTTTTGATGATATTTCAAAAGAGCAGCGCATAAAGCTAGCCCCTCAAATTCAAAACCACGAACTATTTCCCAAAGGCGCAAACGTCGGCTTCGCCCAAGTGCTTGCGGCTCAGCATCTACGTTTGCATGTCTATGAGCGTGGAGCTGGCTGGACACAAGCCTGCGGGACAGGCGCGTGTGCGGCCGCGGCTGCGGCTGTCCAAACCAAACGCGCAGATGGAAACACTTCTATCCAAGTCGATCTACCTGGAGGATCACTCCATATTCAAACTGGCAAAGAAAACAGCCCGACCCTCATGCGGGGCCCGGCTGTCCTCGTGTTTGAAGGCTCAAGCTTGTAGTCCTTCCTTTGATACTGGCAAGCGCAAAAAGAATGTTACGGCTTCGCTGCTACAGCACAACGAAGCAACTATTCACAAAACTTGTCTTTCCAATCACAAAATATCGTGGCTAAATAATTAGGAGTGGTCGCTACCGAAGCCGTATAGTGTCTCAAAAAATATTGGTTTGTTTCATAGTGCTTGGCGCCGTTGATCCCGAGATTGGCATCCCCGTAGGTTATTCGCGTCATCCATTCATCAAATAGGGTGATAGCCTCTCCTCCCAGACTAATCTCGTCTGCAAAGTCTCTAAGAATTAGCCCAAGGTCTTCTAAAGCGGGCGACAGTACACTACAGAAAGCTTGGCCAAGCATGCATTTCGTTTCATTGTCTCGATTCTCTAGAGCAAAATCAAAAAGAATGGCACCGATCACATTCAACAACGCAAGGGCCGCATAGTACTCTTCGCTTACAGTATCGCATTCTTCACCAGACCCGTCTTCTACACATTCACGCAATCGTTGTTGAATGCCTGCGATTGCTTCGTGAAGCTTTCTTATAATTTCTTCAAGAATTTTGGCCAACTCTTCCGGATTGGCCAAACCGCCTTCAAGTTGCCCTCTCAGCCATTGTTCAAGGTCCTCGGGTGTGTGCACATTGGGCAAGCCGAGGTCGATGTTTACGACCCGTGAAGAAGACAGAATGGCTAAACCATCGCCCAAACTTTGATAAAATGACGTAGTCAGCGCTTCCAGTTCAGAAAGGGATGTACCGCTTTGCTGCAATGCTTGCGATTCCGTATATGCCCAGCTAAGAAAGTCCTCACTATCTTCAAATGCTAAAGTTGAGCCTTGATACAGATAAGTCTGGGCAGCAGCCGCAGTCTCAATCGTTTTCTGATCAGATGAAAACACCCTTGCGAAGTTAAAACTGAAGGATGGAGCACTGATCAAAGTTGATGAAAGAATCCCTCTTGAAACAAGATAGTTTTGGGCAGCTAACACCATACCAATCGCGACGAGCGCAACGAGAAGCAAGACTCCTATTGTTTCAAGTACACCAACGCCTTGGGCATGAGCCTTGCTGACGGAAAAAAGTTCAGAGAAAATGTGGGACAAAACAACGGGATTGTTAGCGTCTGCATGAATGGCAAGTCCCGTAGAGTTTTCGGGGAAAATATGCTCAGAGAGGGCAGTCCTCAACAAGGAAGCTATGCCAGAGGCTCCCGTCTCTCGGCCTATGAAAGCAATGATACCTTGCGATGCATTCTCTATGACGGGCTCTATCACAGAAGAAGGGTCACTAAGGATCGGCACAAGCATTTCGTCTTGCAACGCTTCATCGCATGCATCATCAAGAGTTAAACTCGCTACGGACTGGACATGCTCGGCAACGCATGCTTCGATAGAAGGAAAGGGTGTTGTAAATAACAATGCCACATTTCTTGCAAGGCGTTCGATAGGCTGATGCTCAGAGGCCATTGAATCGTCGGTGTTAAACAGTTGCTCAGACGCTTGTCGAATCAACGCTTTGGATGCAATTCCCTGAGGATTGCGGAGTTTCATCCCCGAGTACATCATCTCTAAAATCAAGGCATCTTTAAAAGATTCAGAGTCTACGCCACGAAGGGCAGCCAAGAAATCGGATACAGCAGCACCATCGGAGGCCCCAAGCTCTTCACCGCTTGGATTCGCCGAGCAAGCCATGAATCCAGGGCCCACAAAAGCAAGAAGGCACAAAAGCAATGTGGCAACTGATCGTCGCACAAAGGAAATCTGTGGCGTGTAATGTAAGTCCATGGTTAGCCTCGTACAAATACGAAGCAAGGATTGTGCCATAAAAACTTTTCACTAAGTTATTGTTTTCTAACGATATTAAGTCGCATCTTCGTTGCCTATTCATGTAGCGGTGTGTTATGACCCTAGCACTTGGGTACCCATGTCAACAGGATGCGACAAGCGCTCGTAGCTTATGCGTGTTGTAGGTACAGACGGAGGGTGCGGACGGCTTCTTGCTTGTTGAAAGGCGAATCTTTGAGATCGGCACGTTTGCATATGCTATCAAACAGACCTTCTAAATAGTCCCTGAATGCTTTGCATTCATCGACCGTTCGAGCAAGCCTGTGCTTATCAAGAAGATCACTTCGACTCAGCTCTTTTAAGCTGTCGAGAAAAGGATCCAAACCTTGATAGTCGTTCATGCGCATAAGCTGATAGCCGATGGAACGGAAATACTGCATGAACTCTTGCACAAAACCAAAGTGGCCAAAGCCTTCCCAAGCGTGCTCGCTCATCTGGACTTCCTCTGCTTTTGTAACAAAGGCACGTATGATTTGAATTAGCATCCAAACATCACGACGAAGACGTATACTGCCAATTCGTCGCAGTTCATCATCTTGGCTTAAATCAAGTGGCTCAAGCTCTGGTTGCAAATGGGAGCATACGGTACGAACAGCATGGTACATGAGCGAGCGAAGTTGCGCAGAGACCAGCATAAGCTTTGTGCTACGCTCTTGAAGATCCATCTCTTTCTGTAAAGAGGGTATCTCGTATTCAAAGATGCGCCCGATCTCGAGATCTAACATTCCAGAAAGGGCACCAAGCGCATCTCGCAATACCAAAAGAGTGCTTCCAATACGGGAGAGATCGTCATAAAATTCTTTTAGTTCCAGAGCCGGTAAACTAAGAAGTTCCCTTTCAAAACCCTCCGCCACTGCCAGCGCTGAACTGTTGCCCAAGAAGGTCGACAGCGCCCTTAAATCACTGCGAAGCACAGCAAGCACAACATAGCTTCGCTCGATTGCATCTGGATTGGAGGCATACAGCTCCAAATAACCAATGTAGCGAAGCGAGCGAAAGAGTGTGAGGAAAGTCAAAGCCACTACTTTATGAGCGGTCTCGGATTCCATTTCCTGTAAAAGATCCAAGATTCTTGGGTGTCGAATGCGATCAAACTCAGCTCGGAATTCCAAAGCAATCAGAGGATTGAAATAGATATTCCGGCCGATTTCACGAGTGATGGTCTGATGCACAGCATGAAACGCTTTGTGCGAAACCCTACCGGCGCGCAGCATGCCGTCCGTCATTTCTAGATAGCCTGAAAAAGCATGACGCAACAAAAACAGCGCTTCTTCTGGCGTATGTTGTTCAAGTTGCTCGTGAAGCAACTTGTTACGCGCGCCGTCATCGGGGATGACACTTTCCAGATAACGAAAAAAACTGAACGCTTTATCACGCTCACCTAAGAGTGTTCGAACGCTACCTACACATTGTCGCAGAACGTCGTGTACGATTGAAAGCTCATCATGATAGTCCTGGCTGACCGGAGCATATTGGGGCTCCGCGCCAGGATGGTTTCGACGATTGGCAAAACACACCATGCCCTTGAGCATCATTTCGAGTTCAAACAGAGCTTGCTCTTTTTGATCTAACTCAAGTTCAGCAAACCAAGTCTCACGAGCAATCGCATAATCGCGACGCAAACCGCGGGTATCGCGCAATAGATTTGCATAAACATCCCGCGTATGCGGAAATGCTTGACCCTTGCTCATAGACTAAGTGTAAGCGAATTAGAACAATCCTTCCTGTTGTCGAACAGGAATGGGTAAGCCAAGGTGTGTGTAGGCATGCTCCGTCACTACACGACCACGTGCCGTGCGTGCTAAAAAGCCTTGTTGAATTAAGTAGGGCTCGTAAACATCTTCCAGAGTGTCACGTGGCTCACTCAGTGCAGCAGCCAATGTTTCGATACCCACTGGGCCACCTTTGTAGTGTTCGATAATCACCTGCAAAAAGCGACGATCCATGCTTTCAAGGCCTGCATTATCAACATCTAAACGGCTAAGCGCATCTTTGGCCGTAGAAAGACTAATGCTTCCATCGCCGAGTACTTCTGCAAAGTCGCGCGCTCTGCGCAGTAAACGATTGGCTACTCGAGGCGTTCCTCGAGAACGTCTTGCTATTTCACCAGCTGCATTCTTTTCAATATGAACATCGAGCAGACGCGCACTGCGCGCAACAATGGTGCTAAGTGCATCCGCGGAATAGTATTCCATGCGCGCGACGTAGCCGAAACGCGAGAGCAAGGGACTGGTTAAAAGCCCGGTACGTGTTGTTGCGCCCACAAGGGTAAAGGGCGCAAGTCGCAGCTGAAGCGTGGTAGCGTAAGCACCATCACCTTGAACGACATCAATGCGAAAATCTTCCATGGCCGTATAAAGATTCTCTTCAATGACAGGTGAGAGCCGATGAATCTCGTCAATGAAAAGAACATCGCGTGTCTCGAGCTTGGTGAGCAAGGTGGCAAGCTGACCTTTATGCTCAATGGCTGGGCCCGAAGCGCTTACCATGTTGACTCCAAGCTCCGAGGATAAAATATGACTGAGCGTCGTTTTACCCAGGCCAGGAGGCCCGCAAAAAAGAATATGATCTAAAGGCTCAGCGCGTTTCTTCGCGGCTTGAACAAAAATCTTTAGGTTGTCACACAGCTTTTCTTGTCCGGTAAAATCAGCAAAGTGATCGGGCCGAAGCGTTAGATCATAGTCGTGATCTTCAAGCTGTGCTTCGGCGCTTATCGCGCGTATGGGTGTTTCAACTACAGTCATGTTTCAACCAAATAATCTATGCAAGGGTTGCTAAGGCCTCACGCAAAAGGGTTTCCATGGCTTTGCCGTCAGCCGAAGGTGCAATCGCGCTTACAGCTTGCACAGCCTGCGTTCGCTTATAGCCCATATGCATTAAAGCTTCAGCAAGTTGTCTTAGCGGGTCATCCTGTTTGCCATTTATGGTGTTGGATTGCGCTACAGATCCAGCACTAGGATTGAGCAAATGGATCAATTTGTCACGAAGTTCGAGCAACAAACGATCTACTGTTTTTTTCCCAACACCAGGAATGCCTTTGAAGGGCGCAGGGTCGGTGCGATGCACTGCTGCAGCCAGATCGGAGGATTGCATCTTTCCTAAAATGGCCATGGCCACTCGAGGACCCACGCCACTCACCGAGAGCAAAATCCGAAACGCCTCGCGATTCTCAGAGCTATCAAAACCGTAAAGTGTCAGCGCATCTTCACGAACATGTGTATGAATATAGAGGGTGGTTTTTTTGTTTTGATCAGGCAATCTGCCAAGTGCTCCAAGCGGAACAAAGACTTCATAGCCCACACCGTTGACATCGATCAGGCAACAACCATCATCGGCTCTCTCTTCGATGACACCGTTTAAACGTCCAATCACTCGCCGACTCTAACACATGAACATTTGTAGGGGTACAAAGTAAAATAACTTTATAAAGTCATATAGTTAATAACGAAATTTCAATTGGGAAGGAACGGCCTAATATCGAGATCTTTGCCTGGAGATTGTTTTTGTAGCGCTTTTTTCAAGTCGTTGAGTTGCTGCGCTAAGGGTTCAAGCTCTAGACCGGCATCCACGGAAGCTTCCGCCAATTCGGGTTCAACTGCTGCTGCGTAAAACAGAGCGTCCATGTAGTGGAACCACAACAGTTGCCTGCGCGTTTCTGTTTCCTGTTTGCCCGAAGCAATTTCCGCATCGAGTTGCCTAAAATAGTCTTGTTGACTGCGGGCTGCTATTTCGACATCCGTACTCGTGCTTCCGCCCGGCACAACGCGATAAAGCAATCCCCAGGGAGCGAGCTGCGGAACTAAGTCAGGTAGAACTCTGGGATCGAGTTCGACAAACACCGGATACTCTGCTGCTAAGCTTTCTAATAGTGACGGTGCGTAACGTTGCGCGGCAGCGTAGGTGTCTAAAAGCTCGGAAAGATAGGGTGCTTGAGCCGCAAGATCGTCGCTGAGTTGTGGATAGCTTAAAAAGGGACTCGGCAAAATCGTCACGTCCGGTCGAGTGTTCTGTTCGGCCTCAGCGCCCCAATACTGAAAAATAGTTTGAGGGGCATGCGCAACCACAACGGCACTGGGAGGCAGGTCACGGTAGCGCCCTTGCAGCAAAGTGTCGGTTGCAGCAAAGTCTTTTAAACTCGCATGCGCGACTTTCGTCCAACTTCCGTATGCGGTAAGCATAAGCAACAAGGCCCAAGCCACGGCATATTTTGTTCCACTCAAGTTGTAGCTGCGCTCTTGAGCTAAACGAAATAGCGTCGCCACAAAACAAAGGGCGAGCACAACGAGCGCAATATGCGCCAGCGCAAGATATCCCAAAGCATCGGGGTTCGAACGGACAAAACCAAGCCAAGCTCTTGCCATCACACACGTGCCTAAAAGCATGGCCCAAAGATAGGCGTAGCGACGCGCAGCCGGCACCCGGCACAGGACGTAAAGGCCCAGAAGCGCGAGAATTACCACTGCACCATTCAAGCTTTGCACCAACACCACAACGACATCGAAGAAGCGTTCCAGCAGTGGCTGAGGCACTCCGTCGCCGGTGTTTTTTTGAAAGGCTTTGGCCGTAATGACCCACCAAAAATTGGCTAGATTTGTCGGATTGCCCAATCGGGGCTCGCTCCCTGCCAGCGCGCGGAGCGGCAAATAGACGTAGATTGCAAGGCCCAGCAGGCCCGCTGCAATGCCGCGTCGAAGTAGCTTCGGCCCGAGCTGGATCCACGCCGAGTACAGGGTTGGAACAAGCGCAGGCAGCATGACCAACGCCAAGAAGTGATGGTTGCACAGCGCCAAACCCATCGCAAAAGCAAGCGATAATAGGGCCTTTGCATGCTTGCCCCCGTGAAATTCAATCGCTGTTGCGCGCTCTAAGATAAAACAGCTCAGAAAAGCTTGAAGCGCATAGACCTCAGGACGAAGTCCCTGAAAGGCCCAGCCAAAGGACATGACCGTCCACCAACTGGCGATCACACACAGCACCGTGCGTGGCAGTTGCGCGCGAAAGCCAAGCCACACAAGTTGCCGCTCAAATAGCAGGTATAAAAAGCAAGCACTTGCAGCAGCGAAAAAAGCCGACGCCCACGCGATACGCAGGGCAATCGGACCGAAGGGCAAGAAACGAAAGAGGTTGCCGCACAAGGCAGCCAGTGGATGCCCCGGAGGATGGGCGATCCCGAGTTTCCAACTTACCGCGACGAACTCGGCGCCATCGAGCCAGTAGCCATAAGCCGAGGCGTGCCAGAGAAATGCCACAAAGGGCAGCAGCCCAGAAAAGAGCATCGCTAGGAAGCGAAAGCTATGGCTTTTCATCTCAGGAATAGTACACTCCGCGCCCATGAGCACACTCTTACTAAATAAAAGCAATGTTCGCGCACTTTTGAGTATGAAAGACGCTTTTGACGCTGTCGAAAAAGCGTTTGAGGCCCATGGGCAAGGTCAAACCCAGATGCCTTGCAAGGTTTATTTGGAATTGCCTCAGTACCATGGTGATTTCCGAGCCATGCCTTCGTACATGGACGGCAACGCGGGAATCAAATGGATCAATGTTCACACGGACAACCCCGAGAAATACAAGTTGCCCGTGGTACTTGGAAGCTTTCTTTTGAGCGATCCAAAAAACGCTTTGCCTTTGGCTTTCATGGACGCCTCTTTGCTAACAGCTTTTCGAACAGGTGCCGCTGCCGGCGTAGCATCA belongs to Myxococcales bacterium and includes:
- a CDS encoding DUF2723 domain-containing protein gives rise to the protein MGAECTIPEMKSHSFRFLAMLFSGLLPFVAFLWHASAYGYWLDGAEFVAVSWKLGIAHPPGHPLAALCGNLFRFLPFGPIALRIAWASAFFAAASACFLYLLFERQLVWLGFRAQLPRTVLCVIASWWTVMSFGWAFQGLRPEVYALQAFLSCFILERATAIEFHGGKHAKALLSLAFAMGLALCNHHFLALVMLPALVPTLYSAWIQLGPKLLRRGIAAGLLGLAIYVYLPLRALAGSEPRLGNPTNLANFWWVITAKAFQKNTGDGVPQPLLERFFDVVVVLVQSLNGAVVILALLGLYVLCRVPAARRYAYLWAMLLGTCVMARAWLGFVRSNPDALGYLALAHIALVVLALCFVATLFRLAQERSYNLSGTKYAVAWALLLMLTAYGSWTKVAHASLKDFAATDTLLQGRYRDLPPSAVVVAHAPQTIFQYWGAEAEQNTRPDVTILPSPFLSYPQLSDDLAAQAPYLSELLDTYAAAQRYAPSLLESLAAEYPVFVELDPRVLPDLVPQLAPWGLLYRVVPGGSTSTDVEIAARSQQDYFRQLDAEIASGKQETETRRQLLWFHYMDALFYAAAVEPELAEASVDAGLELEPLAQQLNDLKKALQKQSPGKDLDIRPFLPN
- a CDS encoding diaminopimelate epimerase, encoding MAKYFNRFKYNDNAMTFAQHHFYKYHGLGNDFILFEGSEHFSPEEVIALCDRHRGIGADGVLFITQRNSLPYMRVINSDGSIPEMCGNGIRCAAFHIRRTETIADAVFQIDTDAGIHEVKVKIQSPTEAEVQVQMQTPSFEASAILLSQPNKLIDQEFCIEQTPLKLTAVSMGNPHAVCFDDISKEQRIKLAPQIQNHELFPKGANVGFAQVLAAQHLRLHVYERGAGWTQACGTGACAAAAAAVQTKRADGNTSIQVDLPGGSLHIQTGKENSPTLMRGPAVLVFEGSSL
- the ruvA gene encoding Holliday junction branch migration protein RuvA translates to MIGRLNGVIEERADDGCCLIDVNGVGYEVFVPLGALGRLPDQNKKTTLYIHTHVREDALTLYGFDSSENREAFRILLSVSGVGPRVAMAILGKMQSSDLAAAVHRTDPAPFKGIPGVGKKTVDRLLLELRDKLIHLLNPSAGSVAQSNTINGKQDDPLRQLAEALMHMGYKRTQAVQAVSAIAPSADGKAMETLLREALATLA
- the ruvB gene encoding Holliday junction branch migration DNA helicase RuvB; translated protein: MTVVETPIRAISAEAQLEDHDYDLTLRPDHFADFTGQEKLCDNLKIFVQAAKKRAEPLDHILFCGPPGLGKTTLSHILSSELGVNMVSASGPAIEHKGQLATLLTKLETRDVLFIDEIHRLSPVIEENLYTAMEDFRIDVVQGDGAYATTLQLRLAPFTLVGATTRTGLLTSPLLSRFGYVARMEYYSADALSTIVARSARLLDVHIEKNAAGEIARRSRGTPRVANRLLRRARDFAEVLGDGSISLSTAKDALSRLDVDNAGLESMDRRFLQVIIEHYKGGPVGIETLAAALSEPRDTLEDVYEPYLIQQGFLARTARGRVVTEHAYTHLGLPIPVRQQEGLF